A stretch of the Candidatus Dormiibacterota bacterium genome encodes the following:
- a CDS encoding EAL domain-containing protein, whose amino-acid sequence MSAGAQAETKTLILVVDDDTAIRELVKEALELFQFNVVEARNGAEGVKAFTRHKPELVVMDVRMPEMDGFQACAAMRQVPGGAGTPILILTGLDDTDSIKTAYEAGATDFASKPINLFVLGHRLRYMLRAKRTVDDLRDSEARLASAQRIAHLGNWERELKSGRMRWSEETYRIFGVDPKTFTPDLASYLERVHPQDRELVARATGEAVRKEGPYSFDARLLMPDGSVRFVHEQAEVVFDDDGTPLRLAGTTQDITERKQIEEQISFLAYYDGLTRLPNRVLFMERLNQALSNAQRQGHTLAMLFLDLDRFKRINDTLGHTVGDRLLQAVSERLKKCLRSTDTIARGDPLASSDTVARLGGDEFIVTVTDIARGEDAAKIARRVMEALNEPFKLEEHEVFVTGSIGISLFPHDGKDADTLLKNADSAMYHAKDAGRGTYQFYNASMNAAALQRLAMENSLRKALERQEFLLHFQPQIDVATGRIIGAEALVRWRHPELGMVPPGDFIPLAEETGLIMPIGEWVLRAACAQGKAWRDEGLGEMIIAVNLSGRQFRQQPLVHTVDEIVKSTGFDPRCLELEITESILVQSVEETITALKRLKDMGLRVSVDDFGTGYSSLTYLRRFPIDTLKIDQSFTRDIATDPGDAAITAAIIAMAEGLKMAVIAEGVETPEQRDCLRERGCRLMQGYLFSRPLPADQFRLLLQKQAAGELPGGEMTSPRRAAR is encoded by the coding sequence GTGAGCGCCGGAGCCCAGGCCGAGACGAAGACCCTGATCCTCGTGGTCGACGACGACACGGCGATCCGCGAGCTGGTGAAGGAGGCGCTCGAGCTCTTCCAGTTCAATGTCGTCGAGGCGCGCAACGGCGCGGAAGGGGTCAAGGCGTTCACGCGGCACAAGCCCGAGCTCGTCGTCATGGACGTGCGCATGCCGGAGATGGACGGCTTCCAGGCGTGCGCCGCGATGCGCCAGGTCCCGGGCGGGGCCGGGACCCCGATCCTGATCCTGACCGGCCTCGACGACACCGACTCGATCAAGACTGCCTACGAGGCCGGGGCCACCGATTTCGCGTCCAAGCCGATCAACCTGTTCGTCCTGGGGCACCGCCTGCGCTATATGCTGCGCGCCAAGCGCACCGTCGACGACCTGCGCGACAGCGAGGCCCGCCTGGCGAGCGCGCAACGCATCGCGCATCTCGGCAACTGGGAGCGCGAGCTGAAGTCGGGGCGGATGCGCTGGTCGGAGGAGACCTACCGGATCTTCGGCGTCGACCCGAAGACCTTCACGCCCGACCTGGCGTCGTACCTCGAGCGCGTGCATCCTCAGGACAGGGAGCTGGTCGCGCGCGCCACAGGCGAGGCGGTACGGAAGGAGGGTCCGTACAGCTTCGACGCGCGGCTCCTGATGCCGGACGGCTCCGTCCGCTTCGTGCACGAGCAGGCGGAGGTGGTCTTCGACGACGACGGCACGCCGCTGCGGCTCGCCGGCACGACGCAGGACATCACCGAGCGCAAGCAGATCGAGGAGCAGATCAGCTTCCTGGCGTACTACGACGGGCTGACCCGGCTGCCGAACCGGGTCCTGTTCATGGAGCGGCTCAACCAGGCGCTGTCGAACGCGCAGCGGCAGGGGCACACGCTCGCCATGCTGTTCCTGGACCTGGACCGGTTCAAGAGGATCAACGACACCCTGGGGCATACCGTGGGCGACCGACTGCTGCAGGCGGTCTCGGAGCGCCTGAAGAAGTGCCTGCGCTCGACCGACACGATCGCCCGCGGCGACCCGCTCGCCTCGAGCGACACGGTGGCCCGCCTCGGGGGGGACGAGTTCATCGTGACCGTCACCGACATCGCACGCGGGGAGGATGCCGCCAAGATCGCCCGCCGTGTCATGGAGGCGCTGAACGAGCCGTTCAAGCTGGAGGAGCACGAGGTCTTCGTGACCGGCAGCATCGGCATCAGCCTGTTCCCGCACGACGGCAAGGACGCGGACACGCTTTTGAAGAACGCCGACTCGGCGATGTACCACGCCAAGGACGCGGGGCGCGGGACCTACCAGTTCTACAACGCCTCGATGAACGCCGCCGCCCTGCAGCGCCTCGCGATGGAGAACAGCCTGCGCAAGGCGCTCGAGCGCCAGGAGTTCCTGCTGCACTTCCAGCCGCAGATCGACGTGGCGACCGGCCGGATCATCGGGGCCGAGGCGCTGGTCCGCTGGCGTCATCCCGAGCTCGGGATGGTCCCACCGGGCGACTTCATCCCGCTGGCCGAGGAGACCGGTCTGATCATGCCGATCGGCGAGTGGGTGCTGCGCGCCGCATGCGCGCAGGGGAAGGCGTGGCGCGACGAGGGTCTCGGCGAGATGATCATCGCGGTGAACCTGTCGGGGCGGCAGTTCCGCCAGCAGCCCCTCGTGCACACCGTCGACGAGATCGTGAAATCCACGGGGTTCGATCCGCGCTGCCTGGAGCTGGAGATCACCGAGAGCATCCTGGTCCAGAGCGTCGAGGAGACGATCACCGCGCTGAAGCGGCTCAAGGACATGGGCCTGCGCGTCTCGGTGGACGATTTCGGCACCGGGTACTCGTCGCTGACCTACCTGAGACGATTCCCGATCGACACGCTGAAGATCGACCAGTCGTTCACGCGGGACATCGCGACCGATCCGGGCGACGCGGCGATCACCGCGGCCATCATCGCCATGGCGGAAGGGCTGAAGATGGCCGTCATCGCCGAGGGCGTCGAGACCCCGGAGCAGCGCGACTGCCTGCGCGAGAGGGGCTGCCGGCTCATGCAGGGCTACCTGTTCAGCCGGCCGCTGCCGGCGGACCAGTTCCGGCTCCTGCTACAGAAACAGGCCGCCGGTGAACTGCCCGGAGGCGAGATGACGTCCCCTCGCCGAGCCGCCAGGTGA
- a CDS encoding aspartate aminotransferase family protein, translated as MSIERIQEPASPSVPRPASDPLAAEVRRFRGRTPGSLDEWERARRFLPAGVCSNFRLMEPHPIFLRSARGSRVQDVDGNEYVDLGMAQSTLLAGHAHPAVLDAVRRQAENGTMTCYPNPRTADLAAIVCDRFRLDLVRFVNTGSEATQFALRVARGATGRDGILKFDACYHGGAPEFWLGKAETDLPPGAPEWMGQEMYSAGIPHAMVSKTFLADYNDLESVRAAFREHPREIAAVILEPISFNLGILLPREGFLQGLRDLCDAEGAVLIYDEVKMGCKLGLRGAGEYFGVPPDLVAMAKSIGGGFPIGLFGGRRDLMEGIETRNVKHVGTYAANMVGLAAAYATLTEVLTPKAYDRLFAVNQALADGYREIIARTGLEAHVVTAGASGSLFFRRAPVKSVADFKTTRMDKWPIFWLGMANRGILPQAHGPEDIWTVSVQHTDEDVEATLRAFREVAVLLA; from the coding sequence ATGAGCATCGAGAGAATCCAGGAACCTGCGTCGCCGTCAGTCCCCCGCCCGGCCTCCGACCCCCTCGCCGCGGAGGTCCGCCGCTTCCGCGGCCGCACCCCGGGCTCGCTCGACGAGTGGGAGCGCGCCCGCCGCTTCCTGCCGGCGGGCGTGTGCAGCAATTTCCGCCTGATGGAGCCGCACCCGATCTTCCTGCGCTCGGCGCGCGGGTCGCGCGTGCAGGACGTCGACGGCAACGAGTACGTCGATCTGGGAATGGCGCAGTCGACGCTGCTCGCGGGTCACGCGCACCCCGCCGTCCTCGACGCGGTGCGGCGGCAGGCCGAGAACGGCACGATGACCTGCTACCCGAACCCGCGCACCGCGGACCTGGCGGCGATCGTCTGCGATCGCTTCCGGCTGGACCTGGTGCGCTTCGTCAACACCGGGAGCGAGGCCACGCAGTTCGCCCTGCGCGTGGCCCGCGGCGCCACGGGCCGCGACGGGATCCTGAAGTTCGACGCCTGCTATCACGGCGGGGCGCCGGAGTTCTGGCTGGGCAAGGCCGAGACGGACCTCCCCCCGGGCGCCCCCGAGTGGATGGGCCAGGAGATGTACAGCGCCGGCATCCCGCACGCCATGGTCTCGAAGACGTTCCTGGCCGATTACAACGATCTGGAGAGCGTGCGCGCCGCCTTCCGCGAGCATCCGCGGGAGATCGCGGCGGTCATCCTCGAGCCGATCTCGTTCAACCTGGGGATCCTTTTGCCGCGGGAGGGGTTCCTGCAGGGGCTGCGCGATCTGTGCGACGCCGAGGGGGCGGTCCTCATCTACGACGAGGTGAAGATGGGGTGCAAGCTGGGGCTGCGGGGCGCCGGCGAGTATTTCGGCGTGCCGCCCGACCTCGTGGCCATGGCCAAATCGATCGGCGGCGGCTTCCCGATCGGCCTGTTCGGCGGCCGGCGCGACCTCATGGAGGGGATCGAGACGCGCAACGTCAAGCACGTCGGGACCTACGCGGCCAACATGGTCGGACTCGCGGCCGCCTACGCGACGCTGACCGAGGTGCTGACGCCGAAGGCATACGACCGGCTGTTCGCGGTCAACCAGGCGCTGGCCGACGGCTACCGCGAGATCATCGCGCGCACCGGTCTCGAGGCGCACGTCGTCACGGCGGGGGCGTCCGGCTCGCTGTTCTTCAGACGCGCCCCGGTGAAAAGCGTCGCCGACTTCAAGACGACTCGGATGGACAAGTGGCCGATCTTCTGGCTCGGCATGGCGAATCGCGGAATCCTCCCGCAGGCCCACGGCCCGGAGGACATCTGGACGGTCTCGGTGCAGCACACCGACGAGGACGTCGAGGCGACCCTGCGGGCCTTCCGCGAAGTGGCTGTCCTTCTCGCCTGA
- a CDS encoding dipeptidase, which yields MRRLFLPAVVVVGITILPAAAGDAETRAQRLQARAIVVDTHVDAPYTLEKKWADVGERGATPHFDIPRAQEGGLTAPFFAIYVPASYAESGGAARETLDLIDLVDRVVRAHPKDLSRAASVAEIRQAKRDRKMAVLMGIEGGHAIEDSLGALREFYRLGVRYMTLTHTNTNHWADSSGKFYLPDFNGADYQTHHGLSDFGRVVVREMNRIGMMVDVSHVSDETIDDVLETSRAPVFASHSSCRALCDIPRNLTDDQIRRIAAKGGVVMINVSSYFVDPEVVAAMKTEREKVAPEYLRIKQDMASDPRKRDEAISKLFDTLPRRRTTWSRVVDHIEHVIQIAGPEAVGLGTDFDGIEDPPEGLDDVSKLPVITAELLRRGHSEREVEGVLGENFLRFFRRVEETARGLAGESPSTATLPAE from the coding sequence ATGCGACGCTTGTTCCTGCCCGCCGTTGTCGTTGTGGGGATCACGATCCTGCCGGCCGCCGCCGGCGACGCCGAGACCAGGGCGCAGCGCCTGCAGGCGCGCGCCATCGTGGTCGACACGCACGTGGACGCGCCGTACACGCTCGAGAAGAAATGGGCCGACGTGGGCGAGCGCGGGGCGACGCCGCACTTCGACATCCCACGCGCCCAGGAAGGTGGGCTGACGGCACCGTTCTTCGCGATCTACGTGCCGGCGAGCTACGCCGAGAGCGGCGGCGCGGCGCGGGAGACGCTCGATCTCATCGACCTGGTCGATCGCGTCGTGCGGGCCCATCCGAAGGATCTCTCCCGGGCCGCCTCGGTGGCGGAGATCCGCCAGGCGAAGCGCGACCGCAAGATGGCGGTGCTGATGGGGATCGAGGGGGGGCACGCGATCGAGGACTCGCTCGGCGCGCTGCGCGAGTTCTACCGCCTCGGCGTGCGCTACATGACTCTGACCCACACGAACACCAACCACTGGGCCGACTCGTCGGGGAAGTTCTACCTGCCCGACTTCAATGGCGCCGATTACCAGACGCACCACGGGCTGAGCGATTTCGGTCGCGTCGTCGTGCGCGAGATGAACCGGATCGGCATGATGGTGGACGTGTCGCACGTCTCGGACGAGACGATCGACGACGTGCTGGAGACGTCGCGCGCCCCGGTGTTCGCCTCGCACTCCTCCTGCCGCGCCCTGTGCGACATCCCGCGCAACCTGACCGACGACCAGATCAGGAGGATCGCCGCCAAGGGGGGCGTCGTGATGATCAACGTCTCGTCCTACTTCGTCGACCCGGAGGTCGTGGCCGCCATGAAGACCGAGCGGGAGAAGGTCGCGCCCGAGTACCTGAGGATCAAGCAGGACATGGCCTCCGATCCCAGGAAGCGCGACGAGGCGATCAGCAAGCTGTTCGACACCCTCCCGCGACGCCGCACCACGTGGAGCAGGGTCGTCGACCACATCGAGCACGTCATCCAGATCGCCGGGCCCGAGGCGGTCGGCCTGGGGACCGATTTCGACGGCATCGAGGACCCGCCGGAAGGGCTCGACGACGTCTCGAAGCTGCCGGTGATCACCGCGGAGCTCCTGCGCCGGGGCCATTCCGAGAGGGAGGTCGAAGGGGTCCTCGGCGAGAACTTCCTGCGCTTCTTCCGGCGCGTGGAGGAGACGGCGCGCGGCCTTGCGGGCGAATCCCCCTCGACCGCGACGCTGCCCGCCGAGTAG
- a CDS encoding DUF5916 domain-containing protein, producing MRAAPLLLWVLAGGVAAGGRDALAARAAADTPAAAGPSRVAAVRTESAVTVDGRLDEPAWERAGVIPDLTQHAPNPGAPTPYRTEIRLLVDRDNLYVGIHCFDPEPAKISLHSMQRDIEDPFGDDFITLVFDTFGDKRTGYMFEVHATGAVSDGLIPGPGILTTDWDGIWDARTSIDAQGWTVEMRIPSRTLHFKRGLSEWGFNVLRWVARDRLNFHWSGVTIDSDVIDLSSAGLLSGIAGLDQGKGLTVAPYALGRYERAPAEQTERTIGRGGLDLTCSPTPGLTGVLTANTDFAETEVDTRQINLTRFDLYFPEKRPFFLDGSSLFNFGLGLEQDFVPFYSRRIGLVELPTEFETVPIDWGGKILGHAGPLSVGALDIQTGESTAAPRTNLSAGRVTYDLTDSFHVGAIGTHGDPRGLTSNSLAGIDAVWHSSQIAGDKKLSIGGWAARSSGELPRGNRGGWGFKVDLPNDFWEAYARVMEFGDALDPALGFLPRPGTRWYDFWNAVKPRPRPDGAFRWIRQAFFETGYKRIDDLDGRPESRRLYTAPLNIETESGEHFEANWVPTYERVDPAGPPFEIVPGIVITPGAYRFTRYRVEAQSAQTRGWRIGSTVWFGDFYGGRLTQTEAFVNWDVLKGHLHQKLDLENDFGHLPEGDFIQRLFQLQNVFAFSPRLLLFGYFQYDTETRSMGMNTRLRFTFRPGNDLFVVWNRNWVHPAGEGAFNLEPQSDQVAVKVRFAWTG from the coding sequence GTGCGCGCGGCACCGCTCCTCCTGTGGGTCCTCGCGGGAGGTGTCGCCGCCGGCGGGCGGGACGCACTCGCCGCCCGTGCCGCCGCGGACACGCCCGCGGCCGCGGGCCCGTCGCGCGTCGCGGCCGTCCGCACCGAGAGCGCCGTCACCGTGGACGGCCGGCTGGATGAGCCGGCCTGGGAGAGGGCCGGCGTCATCCCCGACCTCACGCAGCACGCGCCCAACCCGGGCGCGCCCACGCCCTACAGGACGGAAATCCGCCTTCTCGTCGACCGGGACAACCTCTACGTCGGGATCCACTGCTTCGACCCCGAGCCGGCGAAGATCTCGCTGCACTCGATGCAGCGCGATATCGAGGATCCGTTCGGGGACGATTTCATTACACTCGTGTTCGACACCTTCGGCGACAAGCGCACGGGATACATGTTCGAAGTCCACGCCACGGGGGCCGTGAGCGACGGTCTGATTCCGGGCCCCGGCATCCTCACGACGGACTGGGACGGCATCTGGGACGCAAGGACCAGCATCGACGCGCAAGGCTGGACGGTCGAGATGCGCATCCCCTCGCGCACGCTGCATTTCAAGAGAGGGTTGTCGGAGTGGGGATTCAACGTCCTGCGCTGGGTCGCGCGTGACCGCCTCAACTTCCACTGGTCGGGAGTGACGATCGACTCCGACGTGATCGATCTCAGCAGCGCCGGCCTGCTCTCGGGGATCGCCGGGCTCGACCAGGGGAAGGGCCTGACGGTCGCGCCCTACGCCCTGGGCCGATACGAGAGAGCGCCCGCCGAGCAGACGGAGCGGACGATCGGACGGGGCGGCCTGGATCTGACCTGCAGCCCGACCCCGGGACTGACGGGCGTCCTGACGGCCAACACCGATTTTGCCGAGACGGAGGTCGACACGCGCCAGATCAACCTGACGCGCTTCGACCTGTACTTTCCCGAAAAGCGGCCGTTCTTCCTGGATGGGTCGAGCCTGTTCAATTTCGGGCTCGGTCTGGAGCAGGACTTCGTGCCGTTCTACTCGCGCCGGATAGGGCTGGTCGAGCTCCCGACGGAGTTCGAGACCGTCCCGATCGACTGGGGCGGCAAGATCCTCGGCCACGCGGGCCCCCTGAGCGTGGGGGCGCTCGACATCCAGACCGGGGAATCGACGGCGGCGCCGCGCACCAACCTTTCGGCGGGCCGGGTCACCTACGACCTCACCGACAGCTTCCACGTGGGGGCGATCGGCACGCACGGCGACCCCCGAGGACTGACCTCCAACTCGCTGGCGGGGATCGACGCCGTCTGGCACAGCTCGCAGATCGCGGGCGACAAGAAGCTCTCGATCGGCGGCTGGGCGGCGCGCTCGAGCGGCGAGCTTCCCCGCGGAAACCGGGGCGGCTGGGGCTTCAAGGTGGACCTTCCGAACGATTTCTGGGAGGCCTACGCGCGTGTCATGGAGTTCGGCGACGCTCTCGATCCCGCGCTCGGATTCCTGCCGCGCCCGGGGACGCGCTGGTACGACTTCTGGAACGCCGTGAAGCCGCGGCCGAGGCCGGACGGCGCCTTTCGCTGGATCCGCCAGGCGTTCTTCGAGACCGGCTACAAGCGGATCGATGACCTCGACGGGCGGCCCGAATCGCGTCGTCTGTACACGGCGCCTCTGAACATCGAGACCGAATCAGGGGAGCACTTCGAGGCCAACTGGGTGCCGACATACGAGCGCGTCGACCCGGCGGGGCCGCCGTTCGAGATCGTGCCCGGAATCGTGATCACGCCCGGCGCCTACCGCTTCACGCGCTACCGCGTCGAGGCCCAGTCGGCCCAGACGCGCGGCTGGAGGATCGGCTCGACCGTCTGGTTCGGCGATTTCTACGGAGGCCGGCTGACCCAGACGGAAGCCTTCGTGAACTGGGACGTCCTCAAGGGGCACCTGCACCAGAAGCTCGATCTCGAGAACGATTTCGGCCACCTGCCCGAGGGGGACTTCATCCAGCGCCTGTTCCAGCTCCAGAACGTCTTCGCCTTCTCGCCGCGCCTCCTGTTGTTCGGCTACTTCCAGTACGACACCGAGACGAGGAGCATGGGGATGAACACGCGCCTGCGCTTCACCTTCCGCCCCGGCAACGACCTGTTCGTCGTTTGGAACCGGAACTGGGTCCATCCGGCCGGCGAAGGGGCGTTCAATCTCGAGCCCCAGAGCGACCAGGTCGCGGTCAAGGTCCGGTTCGCCTGGACCGGATGA
- a CDS encoding homocysteine S-methyltransferase family protein, which produces MGDSVTSPLSGASLDSLLARRRPVLLDGATGTELARRGVDTTLPLWSGRALFDDRGLETLMKIHEDYARAGAEILVTNTFRTTARILERAGRSGSWREANRRAVECARAGSQASAGRVCLVAGGLAPLEDCYRPDLVPTRDECLREHRPQSELLASLGVDLIIIETMNSLREAEAALQAARETGLPVLLSLCPRPSHHLLSGEPLEAALPRLAGAGGDALRGVLMNCATPEALEQIFPRFASLAPALPHGLYAHLGEPDDVTGWRMPDRHEPRAYAVWMEKRIEEGARFVGGCCGTTPDHIAAIAERLGRLPG; this is translated from the coding sequence ATGGGGGACAGCGTGACCTCGCCTCTCTCGGGCGCCTCGCTGGACTCCCTCCTCGCCCGGCGACGGCCGGTCCTGCTCGACGGCGCCACCGGGACCGAGCTGGCGCGCCGGGGCGTCGACACGACGCTGCCGTTGTGGTCGGGGCGGGCGCTGTTCGACGACCGGGGGCTCGAGACGCTGATGAAGATCCACGAAGACTACGCGCGCGCCGGCGCCGAGATCCTGGTCACGAATACCTTCCGGACGACGGCGCGCATCCTGGAGCGGGCGGGCCGGTCCGGCTCCTGGCGCGAGGCGAACCGACGGGCGGTCGAGTGCGCGCGGGCCGGCTCCCAGGCGAGCGCCGGCCGCGTCTGCCTGGTCGCGGGCGGACTCGCCCCCCTGGAGGACTGCTACCGTCCCGACCTGGTGCCGACGCGGGACGAGTGCCTGCGCGAGCACCGGCCGCAATCGGAGCTTCTCGCCTCGCTCGGCGTCGACCTGATCATCATCGAGACGATGAACAGCCTGCGCGAGGCCGAGGCCGCGCTCCAGGCGGCGCGCGAGACCGGACTCCCGGTCCTGCTGAGTCTCTGCCCGCGCCCGTCGCACCACCTTCTTTCCGGGGAGCCGCTCGAAGCGGCGCTGCCCCGTCTGGCCGGAGCGGGCGGCGACGCGCTCCGCGGCGTCCTCATGAACTGCGCGACACCGGAGGCGCTGGAGCAGATTTTTCCGCGCTTCGCGTCCCTGGCCCCGGCCTTGCCGCACGGGCTGTACGCGCACCTCGGAGAGCCGGACGACGTGACCGGCTGGCGCATGCCGGATCGCCACGAGCCCAGAGCCTACGCCGTCTGGATGGAGAAGCGGATCGAGGAGGGGGCGCGCTTCGTCGGCGGCTGCTGCGGCACGACACCCGATCACATCGCGGCGATCGCGGAGAGGCTTGGCCGGCTGCCAGGCTGA
- a CDS encoding phage holin family protein, producing MARFLVHWLSTAVALFVCSHIVPGVHVDSYATLAVASLVLGFINAIIRPILLFLTLPITLLTLGLFYFVVNGLAFAMAAWIVPGFDVDSIGWAIVGSFVVSLVSWFLGCFGRPPQPSPYR from the coding sequence ATGGCCCGATTCCTGGTGCACTGGCTGAGCACGGCCGTGGCGCTCTTCGTCTGCTCGCACATCGTGCCCGGCGTGCACGTCGATTCGTACGCGACGCTGGCTGTGGCGTCCCTGGTCCTGGGGTTCATCAACGCCATCATCCGGCCGATCCTGCTGTTCCTCACGCTGCCGATCACCCTTCTGACGCTCGGTCTGTTCTATTTCGTGGTGAACGGGCTGGCGTTCGCGATGGCGGCCTGGATCGTGCCGGGGTTCGACGTCGACTCCATCGGCTGGGCCATCGTCGGTTCATTCGTGGTCAGCCTGGTGTCGTGGTTTCTCGGCTGCTTCGGCCGGCCGCCGCAGCCGTCTCCGTATCGCTGA
- a CDS encoding ATP-binding protein, whose protein sequence is MSESPWSRIRSASLSAKLILFSALLTALAVGVAFLALSLELRKQTRRLLADTLAQHQKMLLEVQRRGLEQLLRASTLMSDSPTLRAAMETYRSETSQRAGPRADLLATIQTEAEKIAGGLGRDLLIVTDRDGRVLAVGGRPEDRPGIGENLSTRPIIRHALEQDAPVGTGNFSVLRIRGRYFQIGCVPIVLQGFIIGTLTLGDRIDQGFVEHLRRSFDSQIVVTGGEGVLGSTLEGTPWPVGVAAAPGQAGGVPPDDARVVSIAGDEYVTAPLTLGLDEDGRPVTLHLLHSLTLALDEASRSLLKTLVGYGSLVVMIAGLCASVVARSVLRPLESFVKFMRSATDSGDRSRRFDASDAGAEVRLLSDTFSGLMDSLRQHEDRLLTTAREDLVRLERLKESEKLAALGRLLSGAAHEINNPLTGVVGNIEMLLARPGLAPDLEEKLETIRKEGQRIVALVRNLLKVAHRDSGQRAIVDLNQVIRDTAALRRHDFERAGMRIILDLAPQPLRLPASELELQQVFLNIINNAYDVLKTTQGRPALTVRTSALDDEATVVFTDNGPGIEDPTQVFEHFYTTKPVGQGTGLGLSISQAIVQSHGGRIAAENSPEGGARFTVVLPRAGSAAVEPAPARPATETIPAKHRLLPVSVLVVDDEPVVLELQMAILGSLGAKAVGARSGDEAIALLRTRDFDLIVSDLLMPGDVSGKDLYTWVGVHRRSGTRGFLFVTGDTVGEAAFLQQVKSRCVLKPFTMEEYVSALRETWNGLQSAA, encoded by the coding sequence GTGAGTGAGTCCCCCTGGTCGCGGATCCGCTCGGCCAGCCTGTCGGCGAAGCTCATCCTGTTCAGCGCCCTGCTGACGGCGCTCGCGGTCGGAGTGGCGTTTCTGGCCCTCAGTCTCGAGCTGCGCAAGCAGACCCGGCGTCTCCTGGCCGACACCCTCGCCCAGCACCAGAAGATGCTGCTCGAGGTGCAGCGACGGGGGCTCGAACAGCTGCTGCGCGCCTCGACCCTCATGTCCGACAGCCCCACGCTGCGCGCCGCCATGGAGACCTACCGCTCGGAGACGAGCCAGCGGGCGGGCCCCCGGGCGGACCTGCTCGCGACCATCCAGACCGAGGCTGAGAAGATCGCCGGCGGCCTCGGGCGCGACCTCCTGATCGTGACCGATCGCGACGGTCGCGTCCTGGCGGTCGGCGGGCGGCCCGAGGACCGCCCCGGCATCGGCGAGAATCTCTCGACCCGCCCGATCATCCGTCACGCTCTCGAGCAGGACGCCCCGGTCGGGACCGGAAATTTCTCGGTCCTGCGCATCCGCGGACGCTATTTCCAGATCGGCTGCGTGCCGATCGTCCTGCAGGGGTTCATCATCGGCACGTTGACGCTGGGCGACCGGATCGATCAGGGATTCGTCGAGCACCTGCGCCGGTCGTTCGACAGCCAGATCGTGGTCACCGGAGGCGAAGGCGTCCTCGGCTCGACACTGGAGGGGACGCCGTGGCCCGTCGGCGTGGCGGCCGCGCCCGGGCAGGCAGGCGGTGTGCCACCCGACGACGCACGGGTCGTGTCCATCGCGGGGGATGAGTACGTCACGGCCCCCCTGACGCTGGGGCTCGACGAGGACGGCCGTCCGGTCACCCTGCATCTCCTGCACTCGCTGACCCTGGCCCTCGACGAAGCGAGCCGCTCCCTCTTGAAGACCCTCGTCGGATACGGCTCCCTGGTCGTGATGATCGCGGGGCTGTGCGCCTCGGTCGTGGCCCGCTCGGTCCTCAGGCCTCTCGAGAGCTTCGTGAAGTTCATGCGTTCGGCCACGGACAGCGGGGACCGGTCGCGGCGCTTCGACGCCTCGGATGCCGGCGCCGAGGTTCGCCTCCTGAGCGACACGTTCAGCGGCCTGATGGACTCGCTGCGCCAGCACGAGGATCGCCTCCTGACGACCGCCCGGGAGGACCTGGTCCGTCTCGAAAGGTTGAAGGAGTCGGAGAAGCTCGCGGCCCTCGGGCGTCTCCTTTCGGGCGCGGCGCACGAGATCAACAATCCGCTCACCGGCGTCGTCGGCAACATCGAGATGCTTCTGGCGCGCCCGGGGCTCGCCCCGGATCTCGAGGAGAAGCTCGAGACGATCCGCAAGGAGGGGCAGAGGATCGTCGCCCTGGTGAGGAATCTCCTGAAGGTCGCGCACCGTGACTCCGGTCAGCGGGCGATCGTCGACCTCAACCAGGTGATCCGCGACACCGCGGCGCTGCGGCGGCACGACTTCGAAAGGGCCGGGATGCGCATCATCCTCGATCTCGCGCCCCAGCCTCTCCGTCTGCCGGCCAGCGAGCTCGAGCTCCAGCAAGTCTTCCTGAACATCATCAACAACGCCTACGACGTCCTCAAGACGACCCAGGGGCGTCCGGCGCTCACCGTCCGCACCTCGGCGCTGGACGACGAGGCGACGGTGGTGTTCACCGACAACGGCCCCGGCATCGAGGATCCCACGCAGGTGTTCGAGCATTTCTACACGACCAAACCTGTCGGCCAGGGGACGGGGCTCGGCCTCAGCATCTCCCAGGCCATCGTGCAGAGCCACGGCGGGCGGATCGCGGCCGAGAACTCTCCCGAGGGCGGGGCGCGCTTCACCGTGGTCCTGCCGCGCGCCGGTTCGGCGGCGGTCGAGCCGGCCCCGGCCCGTCCTGCGACCGAGACGATCCCGGCCAAGCACCGCCTCCTGCCGGTCTCGGTCCTGGTGGTGGACGACGAGCCGGTCGTCCTGGAGCTGCAGATGGCGATCCTGGGCTCGCTCGGGGCGAAGGCCGTCGGCGCACGCTCCGGCGACGAGGCGATAGCACTGTTGCGGACGCGGGACTTCGACCTGATCGTCTCCGATCTCCTCATGCCGGGGGACGTGTCGGGGAAGGACCTGTACACCTGGGTCGGGGTCCACCGTCGGTCGGGAACGCGGGGGTTCCTGTTCGTGACCGGGGACACGGTCGGCGAGGCCGCGTTCCTGCAGCAGGTGAAGTCGCGCTGCGTGCTGAAGCCGTTCACGATGGAGGAATACGTGTCCGCCCTGCGGGAGACCTGGAATGGCTTGCAGAGCGCGGCTTGA